Genomic window (Deltaproteobacteria bacterium):
ATGCAAAATGGTTACTATTAGCGTCTTTGGCATCAAGGAGCAATGGGCTAGATAGATAAGCTAAAAAACTTTATGGCATTTTGTCGTGTAATATCACCTATGCTTGTGGCGTCCATATTTTTAATGGCACCAATTGCTGCCGCAGTTTCAGTAATGTAGGCAGGTTCATTACGTTTACCACGATATGGAATTGGCGCTAAATAAGGGCAATCAGTTTCAATAAGCAAACGATTTAGCGGGGTTATACGAATTGCTTCACGTAGAGGAGCAGCATTTTTAAATGTTATAACACCAGGAATAGATAGCATCATACCGCGTTTAAGATAGGCTTCAGCATCAGCCGGACCACTAGTAAAACAGTGCACAACACCTTTGCGAGCAGGTAAGCCAATATCATCAAGAATAGCACAGGCATCATAATGAGCGTCGCGAATGTGTAACATAATGGGCAAATCAATAGTTTTTGCAATTTTTAATAATCGCATAAAAAGCTGTCGCTGTTCTGTTTTTGGTGAATTGGTATAATAGTAATCAAGACCGATTTCACCAAAAGCGACAACTCGTGGGTGTGATAATAGCTTAACAAGTATATTTATGTCGTTATCAGATGCTTTTGCAGCATCATGTGGATGAATACCTAACGCTGCAAAAATAATAGGATTTTTTTCAGCCAAAGCGATTACTTCTTTTGCTCCATGTATTATTTGACTAGCGCCGACAGCAATAAAATGGGTGATTCCAGCTTGCAGCGCACGCTCAATAACAGCTTCAAGCTCATCACCATAAGTGCCACGTTCAAGATGACAATGTGCGTCTAAATACATAAATAAGTTCTTTGCCATTATTGCTAGTGAATTGGCAACTAAACACTAAACTCAACCTGTGTCGTCTTAATATATAGGGTACACTTAATTAGCTATTGTTTAAAGGGCGGTACATATGGCGCAAGCACGTATTAGCATTGCGAAAAAGAAAAGCAAAAATCCATCTCATTCCAAACCCGCAATGAAAAAGAAAGCTGTGGTGCAAGAAGATACGAAAGCTGCAAAGAAACTGGCAAAAATAGCTAAGACATCACCAAGTAAAAAAACGCTTCAAGCTTCGTCAGTTGCTGCAACGTTATTGCCACTATCCGAGCCTGCTCCTAAATCAATAATTACCAAGCCAGCAGTTGTACCAGAGCCACTAAAAATAAAATCTATTGGAAAAAACAACACTGCAAATGGTCGAAGACGTTCGGTGCGTTTTGCGATTATGCAGCGTGTAGATTATAAAATTGGGGATCGTAGTACTTTTAATTATTCATCAAACTTAAGTGCTTCGGGATTGTTTATACGAGGTGCTACTAAATTTAAAG
Coding sequences:
- a CDS encoding TatD family hydrolase; translation: MYLDAHCHLERGTYGDELEAVIERALQAGITHFIAVGASQIIHGAKEVIALAEKNPIIFAALGIHPHDAAKASDNDINILVKLLSHPRVVAFGEIGLDYYYTNSPKTEQRQLFMRLLKIAKTIDLPIMLHIRDAHYDACAILDDIGLPARKGVVHCFTSGPADAEAYLKRGMMLSIPGVITFKNAAPLREAIRITPLNRLLIETDCPYLAPIPYRGKRNEPAYITETAAAIGAIKNMDATSIGDITRQNAIKFFSLSI